The window ACGGGAACTCATGGAGTTATGAGTCTTTCAAACCTGGCGCTTGTGACAGGTAATATAGGAAAAGAGTCAGCTGGAATAAACCCACTTAGAGGCCAGAACAACGTTCAAGGAGCCTGTGACATGGGAGGACTCCCAGCAGATCTTCCAGGATACCAGAAGGTAATAAGACCAGAGGTTATATCCAAGTTTGAACAGTCTTGGGGAGTAAAACTTTCATCCAAGGTAGGGCTTACGCTCTCTGAGATGATGGACGAAGCGGCTCACGGCAACATCAAGATGCTGTACGTATTCGGAGAGAACCCAATGGTGTCGGACCCAGATATAAACCACGTAAAGCATGCGCTTGAGCATCTAGATTTCCTAGTAGTTCAGGACATCTTTATGACTGAGACTGCAGAGCTAGCAGACGTAGTGCTTCCAGCTGCATCTTTTGCTGAGAAAGATGGAACTTTCAGCAACACAGAGAGAAAGGTTCAAAGAATCAGAAAAGCTGTGGAGCCGATAGAGGGAACTAAGCCAGACTGGCTGATCTTCATGGAGATACTCAACAAGCTTGGAATAGAGAAGAAGTACAGACATCCTTCACAGATAATGGACGAGATAGCATCGTTGACGCCTTCTTATGCTGGAATAAACTATGACAGGATAGAGGAGAATGGCATACAGTGGCCATGTCCTACTACAAATCATCCTGGAACAAAGTACCTTCACAGCGCGGCCATGGCCAGAGGCAAGGGGCTGTTTATGCCAGTTCACCAAGTGGACAGTGCAGAGATAGTAAACGAGGAGTATCCATATCTTCTGACTACTGGAAGAGTGCTTTACCACTACCACACTAGAACTATGACAGGAAGGGTAGATGGACTTAACAAGAAGTCACCTGAATCCTATATAGAGATAGCGGCTGTAGAGGCAAGCAAGCTTGGAATAGAAGACGGCGAGATGGTGAAAGTGTCTTCAAGACGTGGGGAGATAGAGACCAAGGCCAAAGTCACAGACATAGTCGAAGACAATGTAGTGTTCATGCCTTTCCACTTCGCTAAAGGTGCAGCCAACATGCTTACAAACACTGAGAGAGACGACATCGCCAAAATACCGGAGCTCAAGGTAGCCGCTGTTAAGATTGAAAAAATAGCAAAATAGGAGCTGAGAGTATGAGTTCTAAAAACCAGAAGTACGTTCAGATCATGAAATATGCTATGCAGATGGAGCTTGACGGACATAACTTCTTTAAAGAGAAGTCAAAAGTCTTCAAGAGCCCTATAACAAAAGAGCTTTTCGAGAGGTTCGCTGAAGTAGAGATGGACCACTACGAGTATATAAAAAAGCAGCTCGAGAGATACCTCGAAACAGACGAGTTTCAACTAGACGACGAGTTTCTGAACAGAAAAGAGACTTCGATCTTTGAAGCTAGGGAAAAGGCAGACCATATAGACACCACAGTTATAGAGTCGGATGTGCCAGACTTGACTGTGCTCAGAATGGCCTATCTTATAGAGAAGGACTTTGCCGAGTTCTACAGGCACTCTGCGGAGTCATCTGAAAACCCTGA is drawn from Andreesenia angusta and contains these coding sequences:
- a CDS encoding ferritin-like domain-containing protein, giving the protein MSSKNQKYVQIMKYAMQMELDGHNFFKEKSKVFKSPITKELFERFAEVEMDHYEYIKKQLERYLETDEFQLDDEFLNRKETSIFEAREKADHIDTTVIESDVPDLTVLRMAYLIEKDFAEFYRHSAESSENPEIKKLFETLAKWEDAHEEIFKSEYERKREEYINLPWGG